A part of Candidatus Electrothrix aestuarii genomic DNA contains:
- the acs gene encoding acetate--CoA ligase, producing MAKNEDKIVSLLQEGATFAPPVEGQDQAHIKSLDEYKAAYKRSIEDPEGFWADRAEELVTWDKKWDKVLEYDFSKPEIEWFKGGKLNMSVNCLDRHLTNGRRNKAALIWQGEPEEDVKVYTYQMLHTEVCRFANVLKKKGVKKGDRVSIYLPMVPELSIALLACARIGAIHSVVFAGFSAVALQSRIQDCEAKVLITADAVLRSGKVIPLKPNADSALKECSSVESCIVVERAGNDVTMQEGRDSWWHEEVTAGDISSECEPESMDAEDTLFILYTSGSTGTPKGVVHTTGGYLTYAMHTTQWVFDLKDDDVYWCTADIGWITGHSYILYGPLGLGATSLMFEGVPSYPGPDRFWKIVEKFRVNIFYTAPTVIRALMREGEEPVQRYDLSSLRILGSVGEPINPEAWMWYHVNIGKEKLPIVDTWWQTETGGIMISPLPYATTLKPGSATYPLPGIDAAIYDEDGNEAAPNEGGHLVIRKPWPGMLRGVYKNPERFKKTYFSRYENTYDPEDGARKDEDGCFWIMGRLDDVINVSGHRLGTAEIESALVSHEAVAEAAVVGMPHPVKGQTIFAYVTLMSSVEESDELLAKLRKHVRAEIGPIATPEVIMWAPGLPKTRSGKIMRRILRKIAADDFDNFGDTSTLADPSVVDNLVEGRKSM from the coding sequence ATGGCTAAAAATGAAGACAAAATTGTAAGCCTACTTCAAGAAGGCGCGACCTTTGCTCCTCCAGTTGAGGGGCAGGATCAAGCCCACATTAAATCTCTGGATGAGTACAAAGCTGCCTATAAGCGCTCCATAGAAGATCCCGAAGGATTCTGGGCAGATCGTGCTGAAGAATTGGTTACTTGGGATAAAAAATGGGACAAAGTACTGGAATATGATTTCAGCAAGCCTGAAATCGAGTGGTTCAAGGGCGGCAAACTCAATATGTCCGTGAACTGTCTGGATCGTCACCTTACCAATGGACGCCGCAACAAGGCAGCTCTCATCTGGCAAGGTGAGCCGGAAGAGGATGTCAAGGTCTACACCTACCAGATGCTGCACACCGAGGTTTGCCGCTTCGCCAATGTTCTGAAAAAGAAAGGCGTTAAAAAAGGTGACCGCGTTTCCATCTATCTGCCGATGGTTCCAGAGCTATCCATTGCTCTGCTGGCATGCGCCCGTATCGGTGCGATTCACTCTGTTGTTTTTGCAGGTTTCTCGGCAGTGGCACTGCAAAGTCGTATCCAGGACTGTGAGGCAAAAGTCCTGATTACAGCTGATGCTGTTCTCCGCTCCGGTAAAGTTATTCCCCTGAAGCCCAATGCAGACAGCGCATTGAAAGAGTGCAGCTCTGTTGAAAGCTGCATCGTGGTTGAGCGTGCTGGTAACGACGTCACCATGCAGGAAGGTCGTGACAGCTGGTGGCACGAGGAAGTTACTGCTGGCGATATCAGCAGCGAATGCGAGCCTGAGTCTATGGATGCAGAAGACACCCTGTTTATCCTGTACACCTCTGGTTCTACCGGGACCCCCAAGGGTGTTGTTCACACCACTGGCGGTTACCTGACCTATGCTATGCATACCACCCAATGGGTTTTTGACCTCAAAGACGACGATGTCTACTGGTGTACCGCTGATATCGGCTGGATTACCGGTCACTCTTACATTCTTTACGGACCGCTGGGACTGGGTGCTACCTCCTTGATGTTCGAGGGTGTCCCCTCTTACCCTGGACCAGATCGTTTTTGGAAGATCGTGGAGAAATTCAGAGTCAACATCTTCTACACCGCTCCGACCGTTATCCGTGCTCTGATGCGTGAAGGTGAAGAGCCTGTCCAGCGCTACGACCTGTCCAGCCTCCGTATTCTTGGATCTGTTGGTGAGCCCATCAACCCAGAAGCATGGATGTGGTACCATGTAAATATCGGTAAGGAAAAACTGCCCATCGTTGATACTTGGTGGCAGACTGAAACCGGTGGTATCATGATCTCCCCCCTGCCTTATGCAACCACTCTCAAACCTGGCTCAGCGACCTACCCACTGCCTGGTATTGATGCGGCAATCTACGACGAAGACGGCAACGAGGCTGCACCCAATGAGGGTGGCCATCTGGTTATCCGTAAACCATGGCCGGGAATGCTGCGTGGTGTCTACAAGAATCCAGAACGATTCAAGAAGACCTATTTCAGCCGCTATGAAAACACCTACGACCCGGAAGACGGGGCACGTAAGGATGAGGACGGCTGTTTCTGGATCATGGGCCGTTTGGATGATGTTATCAACGTATCTGGCCATCGCCTGGGTACTGCTGAAATTGAGTCTGCTTTGGTTTCCCACGAAGCTGTTGCCGAAGCAGCAGTAGTTGGCATGCCACATCCGGTCAAAGGCCAGACCATCTTTGCCTATGTCACCCTGATGTCTTCTGTTGAGGAGTCTGATGAGCTGCTGGCAAAACTGCGTAAGCACGTTCGTGCAGAGATCGGTCCCATCGCCACCCCTGAGGTCATCATGTGGGCTCCGGGCCTGCCTAAGACCCGCTCCGGTAAGATTATGCGTCGTATCCTGCGTAAGATTGCTGCTGACGACTTTGATAACTTCGGTGACACCTCCACCCTGGCTGATCCTTCAGTTGTGGATAACCTGGTTGAAGGCCGGAAAAGCATGTAA
- a CDS encoding M28 family peptidase has translation MLVVFAFFFLLGAVVAVLVIRQPTSEKIPFPSAVRADPDRLRWHVEYMSQELSPRNHNHPEKLADTVRYLATGLSVPGAQVSLQSYVAENAVPGRKEQVNVIARFGSSEGPVVIVGAHYDVEGDFAGADDNASGVAGLLELARMLSQREVTGNIELVAYGTEEAPFFGTEQMGSAVHARRLAEQGRTVKAMLCLEMIGYFLEQQDYNSWLLRFVYPQNGLYAAVVGRWQERYLARTVKRCFQGASDLQTVSYSGPVLFGMDLSDHRNYWHHGYPAVMITDTAFLRNHNYHTARDTPDTLDYQRMAQVVDGVLSAVLKLSLSASF, from the coding sequence ATGCTTGTTGTTTTTGCCTTCTTTTTTTTGCTGGGTGCCGTTGTCGCTGTGTTGGTAATTCGGCAGCCGACTTCTGAGAAGATTCCTTTTCCTTCTGCAGTCAGGGCTGACCCTGACCGACTGCGTTGGCATGTTGAGTATATGTCTCAGGAACTCTCTCCGCGTAATCATAATCATCCTGAAAAACTCGCTGACACTGTGCGCTACCTGGCAACCGGTCTTTCCGTGCCCGGCGCGCAGGTTTCTTTGCAATCCTATGTGGCGGAAAACGCAGTTCCTGGTCGTAAGGAACAGGTAAATGTCATTGCCCGGTTCGGCTCTTCAGAAGGGCCTGTAGTGATTGTTGGGGCGCATTATGATGTGGAAGGAGATTTTGCCGGAGCAGATGATAATGCCAGTGGCGTAGCTGGGTTGCTGGAATTGGCCAGGATGCTCAGTCAGCGAGAGGTGACAGGGAATATAGAGCTCGTGGCCTATGGGACCGAAGAAGCTCCTTTTTTCGGCACTGAACAGATGGGGAGCGCTGTGCATGCCCGTCGTCTTGCTGAGCAAGGTCGCACTGTCAAGGCCATGCTTTGTCTTGAGATGATCGGCTATTTTTTAGAACAGCAGGATTATAATTCATGGCTGCTACGCTTTGTCTATCCTCAGAACGGCCTGTACGCCGCTGTTGTGGGCCGTTGGCAGGAGCGGTACCTGGCAAGAACAGTGAAGCGCTGCTTTCAAGGGGCATCGGATCTCCAGACAGTCAGTTACTCGGGCCCTGTTCTCTTTGGTATGGATCTTTCCGACCATCGCAATTATTGGCATCATGGCTACCCTGCTGTGATGATCACGGACACTGCTTTTCTGCGCAATCATAACTATCACACGGCCAGAGATACACCAGACACCCTTGATTATCAGCGTATGGCTCAGGTTGTTGATGGTGTGCTGAGTGCGGTTTTGAAGCTTTCTCTTTCCGCCTCTTTCTAG
- a CDS encoding HD domain-containing protein gives MKDKARVFALQHHGEQKYGTQPYIVHLDAVAELVQVYGETAVVIAYLHDVVEDTDVSLSEIAKEFGLLVADCVAVLTDEPGKNRKECKKRTYRKMAQVAGEKKIALVVKAADRLANMRACLIDKKEDLLAVYKEEFPAFQQAVYRPGLCDEIWVALAELMPEQ, from the coding sequence ATGAAAGATAAGGCCAGGGTATTCGCCCTTCAGCATCATGGTGAACAGAAATACGGTACACAGCCGTATATTGTTCACCTTGATGCTGTGGCTGAACTTGTGCAGGTATATGGAGAGACAGCTGTCGTTATTGCCTATCTCCATGATGTTGTCGAGGATACCGATGTGTCTCTTTCTGAGATCGCAAAAGAGTTCGGCCTGCTGGTTGCTGATTGCGTTGCGGTGCTCACTGATGAGCCCGGGAAGAATCGAAAGGAATGCAAAAAACGAACTTACCGGAAGATGGCACAGGTGGCGGGAGAAAAGAAAATTGCTCTGGTGGTAAAGGCTGCCGATCGACTTGCTAATATGCGGGCTTGTCTCATTGATAAAAAAGAAGATCTGCTAGCTGTCTATAAAGAGGAGTTTCCTGCTTTTCAACAGGCTGTGTATAGGCCTGGACTCTGTGACGAAATATGGGTAGCCTTGGCTGAACTGATGCCAGAACAATAG
- a CDS encoding GTPase, giving the protein MKIIFVYNADSGKINALFDIGHKILRPDTYSCNLCSLTHGVFSEKEEWRKYREATQHELEFLHKDEFEEKYGENKAYSYPVILKTDEDAKNLEVLLSTEEINGLSGLEDLVKSLPRE; this is encoded by the coding sequence ATGAAGATCATCTTTGTCTATAATGCCGACAGCGGCAAGATAAATGCCTTATTTGATATAGGGCATAAAATCCTCCGCCCCGATACCTATTCCTGCAATCTCTGCTCGCTAACGCATGGTGTATTTAGTGAAAAGGAGGAGTGGCGCAAATACCGGGAGGCAACCCAACATGAGTTGGAGTTTCTCCATAAGGATGAGTTTGAGGAAAAATATGGGGAGAATAAGGCGTACTCCTATCCGGTTATCCTGAAGACGGACGAGGATGCAAAGAACCTGGAGGTCCTGCTGTCGACAGAGGAAATTAATGGCTTGTCCGGTCTTGAAGACTTAGTAAAGAGTTTGCCCAGGGAGTAA
- a CDS encoding pyridoxal phosphate-dependent aminotransferase, translated as MTVAKKMQKFADSSSWIRKMFEEGARMKAEYGAENVFDFSLGNPDVPPPQKFFEVLADLADGDTPGMHAYMPNGGYPFVREAVAARLSGEQGAEIGMGDVLMTCGAAGALNVVMKSILDPGDEVVVLSPFFVEYHFYVDNHGGVVKIVPTDDEFQPDLVTLEEALTEKTKAVLINSPNNPTGQMYSAEVLAHLGTLLDRAGENFCTTIYLISDEPYREIVYDGAEAPSVMASTTNSIVVSSYSKDLSLPGERIGYIAVHPEMHEKSELLNAMTLANRILGFVNAPALMQRAIADLQEESVDTSIYEQRRKVFCEVLDEAGLEYIMPKGAFYFFPKTPIADDVEFCKLLLEEKILAVPGRGFGTPGHIRLAFCVDEQVISAAAEGFKRAVAKAKKAMA; from the coding sequence ATGACCGTAGCAAAAAAAATGCAGAAGTTTGCCGATAGCTCGTCCTGGATTCGGAAAATGTTCGAAGAGGGGGCCAGGATGAAGGCAGAATACGGCGCGGAAAATGTGTTCGATTTTAGTCTCGGTAACCCGGATGTTCCACCACCCCAAAAGTTCTTTGAGGTTTTGGCCGACCTGGCTGATGGCGATACCCCAGGGATGCATGCCTATATGCCCAATGGCGGTTATCCTTTTGTGCGGGAGGCTGTAGCAGCCCGCTTGTCTGGAGAACAAGGTGCGGAAATCGGCATGGGCGATGTGTTGATGACTTGCGGGGCCGCAGGCGCCTTGAACGTGGTTATGAAATCCATCCTTGATCCCGGTGATGAGGTTGTCGTCCTGAGCCCCTTTTTTGTTGAATATCATTTTTACGTGGATAACCACGGCGGGGTGGTTAAAATTGTACCCACGGACGATGAATTTCAGCCGGATCTTGTTACTCTTGAGGAAGCCTTAACAGAAAAAACCAAGGCTGTCCTTATTAATAGTCCTAATAATCCGACCGGGCAGATGTACAGTGCCGAGGTCTTGGCTCATCTGGGAACCTTGTTGGATAGGGCAGGAGAGAATTTTTGCACCACTATTTATCTGATCTCTGACGAACCCTATCGCGAGATTGTTTATGATGGAGCTGAGGCTCCCTCTGTCATGGCGAGTACTACGAACTCCATCGTGGTCTCTTCCTATTCCAAGGACCTTTCCCTGCCGGGCGAACGTATCGGCTATATTGCTGTCCATCCTGAGATGCATGAAAAAAGTGAACTGTTGAATGCTATGACCTTAGCGAATCGTATCCTCGGTTTTGTTAATGCGCCAGCCCTGATGCAACGGGCAATTGCCGATCTGCAGGAGGAAAGCGTGGATACCTCGATTTACGAGCAAAGACGTAAGGTCTTTTGTGAGGTCTTAGATGAGGCAGGCCTGGAATATATTATGCCCAAAGGCGCCTTCTATTTCTTTCCGAAAACCCCTATTGCAGATGATGTGGAATTTTGCAAGCTGCTGCTGGAAGAGAAAATCCTGGCCGTGCCGGGACGGGGATTCGGTACCCCGGGGCATATCCGGCTCGCCTTTTGTGTGGATGAACAGGTGATCTCCGCAGCTGCGGAGGGATTTAAGCGGGCTGTAGCTAAGGCGAAAAAGGCAATGGCCTAA
- the nifE gene encoding nitrogenase iron-molybdenum cofactor biosynthesis protein NifE: MEAVALKERENQIHVKGEAPFNIVCNKDSLAGAVSQRACVFCGSRVVLYPIADALHLVHGPIGCAVYTWDIRGALSSGPELHRLSFSTDLQETDVIFGGEKKLRRALMELIERHQPKAAFVYSTCIVGIIGDDLEAVCKSVTAETGVTVIPVQSEGFKGNKRAGYQAACDAMFRLIGTGETEGISKYSLNILGDFNLAGEIWMIREYYEKMGIQVVANITGDGRVDDIRRAHGAGLNVVQCSGSTMQLANMMEEKYGVPSLRVSYFGIEDMSEALYDIARFFQKKYPDDPESDRIMERTKALVQEKVSELVPKLEKYRKALAGKKAAIYVGGSFKAFSLVKAFRLVDMDVVMVGSQTGTEEDYRELEAITDPGTVIVDDANPLELNSFLKEKGVDIFVGGVKERPIAYKLGIGFCDHNHERKEALAGFEGMLNFAKEVYSSVMSPVWRFVPRNQG, encoded by the coding sequence ATGGAAGCTGTCGCTTTAAAAGAACGAGAAAATCAGATTCATGTCAAGGGGGAAGCCCCTTTTAATATTGTTTGTAATAAGGATAGTCTGGCAGGTGCGGTCAGTCAGCGGGCCTGTGTGTTCTGTGGCTCACGTGTTGTCTTGTATCCTATTGCCGATGCCCTGCATTTAGTACATGGCCCTATCGGATGCGCTGTCTATACCTGGGATATCCGGGGTGCCCTGTCTTCCGGTCCCGAATTGCATCGCCTTTCTTTTTCCACCGATCTTCAAGAGACCGATGTTATCTTTGGTGGGGAAAAGAAACTACGTCGTGCTTTGATGGAGCTTATTGAGCGTCACCAGCCCAAGGCTGCCTTTGTTTATTCTACCTGCATTGTCGGTATTATCGGCGATGACCTTGAGGCAGTCTGTAAGAGTGTAACAGCTGAAACCGGCGTTACGGTGATCCCTGTGCAATCGGAAGGCTTTAAGGGAAATAAGCGGGCCGGGTATCAGGCCGCCTGTGATGCCATGTTCCGTCTTATCGGGACTGGGGAGACAGAAGGAATATCTAAATACTCTCTGAATATCCTGGGCGACTTCAATCTCGCTGGTGAGATCTGGATGATTCGTGAGTATTATGAAAAGATGGGTATCCAGGTGGTCGCTAATATCACCGGAGATGGCCGGGTGGATGATATTCGTCGGGCACACGGTGCGGGTCTGAACGTGGTGCAGTGTTCTGGTTCCACTATGCAGCTTGCCAATATGATGGAGGAAAAGTACGGTGTTCCTTCCTTACGGGTATCCTATTTCGGTATTGAGGATATGTCTGAGGCCCTTTATGATATTGCCCGTTTCTTTCAGAAAAAATACCCGGATGATCCAGAGTCCGACCGTATCATGGAGCGAACCAAGGCCCTGGTTCAGGAAAAGGTGAGCGAGTTGGTGCCGAAACTGGAGAAATACCGTAAGGCCCTGGCCGGAAAAAAGGCTGCTATTTATGTGGGCGGCTCATTCAAGGCCTTTTCCCTGGTGAAAGCCTTCCGTCTGGTGGATATGGATGTGGTTATGGTTGGTTCGCAGACCGGTACTGAGGAAGATTATCGGGAGCTGGAAGCGATCACTGATCCGGGCACGGTTATCGTGGATGACGCTAATCCACTTGAGCTGAACTCTTTTCTCAAAGAAAAAGGAGTTGATATCTTTGTCGGTGGTGTGAAGGAGCGTCCTATTGCCTATAAGCTGGGCATTGGCTTCTGTGATCATAACCATGAGCGCAAAGAAGCCTTGGCCGGGTTTGAGGGGATGTTGAATTTTGCTAAGGAGGTCTACTCCTCGGTCATGAGTCCGGTCTGGCGTTTTGTGCCCAGGAATCAGGGCTGA
- the dnaG gene encoding DNA primase, with product MTSNKGAWEEVKNRVREAADIVQVIGEHVRLKKTGTGFTGLCPFHGEKTSSFSVNPQRQFFHCFGCHESGDVFSFMMKYHHMTFPEALKDLARRYQIDLPEANLSESQRERIRQREQLYRVNQEALHVFHKTLVSSELAQAARKYLHERGVPQDAVEKYQLGYAPSPERAGWQFLISRLQKKNFPVSDIEQAGLAVHKAQGRYYDRFRDRVLFPIYDLSGRAVAFGGRILGEGKPKYMNSPESMVFTKSNLLFGLYQHRQAIRTSRRAIVVEGNFDLLLLAIHGIDNVVAPLGTALTQEHIKSLRRYCDEVVLFFDGDSAGLRAARRTIPFFLSEQVEGRVALLPQGHDPDTLIREKGAAAVQNLIENAAPLAEFIFSALKEEHGFTLSGKNRIIAELAELMKSALDEEQRELMAAHFSEQLGVSPERFLIEQEAGTPSDQFVAPQWETGPGPGIPLDSDWDHQGLPPDLPPDLAPEFHEDWEGYSSPMEPEQGSASLYDLPKRQQQLLDFLLLYPEFFSDLLAGGLKESLGPSPLLGLIEAMEQIAAKSADGAFVAEQLLSVVTSRAERQYIAELLSKDGGNHLGGESEEEGRAFCDELLLWLKMTQRKREGEALQQQIFAAEQRGNYELVNKLTKEMLSVRMKNNFS from the coding sequence GTGACGTCGAATAAAGGAGCCTGGGAAGAGGTGAAAAACAGGGTCCGTGAGGCTGCGGATATTGTGCAGGTGATTGGGGAACATGTGCGCCTGAAAAAAACAGGGACAGGTTTTACCGGTCTCTGCCCTTTTCACGGGGAAAAAACATCCTCTTTTTCCGTTAATCCGCAACGGCAGTTTTTCCATTGCTTCGGCTGTCATGAGTCCGGTGATGTCTTCTCTTTTATGATGAAGTATCATCATATGACCTTTCCAGAGGCGCTGAAAGACTTGGCTCGGCGCTATCAAATTGATCTCCCTGAGGCCAATCTAAGCGAGTCCCAACGGGAACGGATACGGCAACGTGAGCAGCTCTATCGCGTGAATCAGGAGGCCCTTCATGTTTTTCATAAAACCCTTGTCTCTTCAGAGCTCGCGCAGGCTGCCCGTAAGTATCTCCATGAGCGAGGTGTGCCTCAGGATGCGGTGGAAAAATATCAATTGGGCTATGCGCCATCTCCTGAGAGGGCGGGCTGGCAATTTCTTATCTCCCGCCTGCAAAAAAAGAACTTCCCAGTAAGCGATATAGAACAGGCTGGGCTTGCTGTGCATAAGGCTCAGGGCCGGTATTATGATCGTTTCCGGGACCGTGTCCTGTTTCCTATCTATGATCTGAGCGGGCGGGCCGTGGCCTTTGGCGGGCGTATTCTGGGAGAGGGCAAGCCCAAGTATATGAACTCACCCGAGAGCATGGTGTTTACGAAAAGCAACCTGCTCTTCGGCTTGTATCAACATCGTCAGGCGATTCGTACTTCCCGCCGCGCAATCGTTGTAGAGGGGAATTTTGACCTTCTCCTTTTAGCGATTCATGGGATTGATAATGTGGTTGCGCCCCTCGGTACTGCTCTGACCCAAGAGCATATCAAATCCCTGCGTCGCTACTGCGATGAGGTTGTATTGTTCTTTGACGGAGACTCTGCTGGCCTTCGGGCGGCTCGCCGCACCATCCCTTTTTTTCTGAGTGAGCAGGTGGAAGGCCGGGTGGCCTTGTTGCCGCAGGGGCACGACCCGGATACCTTAATCCGGGAAAAGGGTGCTGCCGCAGTGCAGAACCTGATTGAAAACGCGGCTCCTCTTGCTGAGTTTATTTTTTCTGCGCTCAAAGAAGAACACGGGTTTACGCTGTCCGGTAAAAATCGGATTATAGCTGAATTGGCAGAGCTGATGAAGAGTGCTCTTGATGAGGAGCAGCGCGAGCTGATGGCTGCTCATTTCAGTGAGCAATTAGGGGTGTCCCCTGAGCGTTTTTTAATTGAGCAAGAGGCTGGTACCCCTTCGGATCAGTTTGTTGCCCCTCAATGGGAGACAGGTCCTGGTCCGGGGATCCCTTTAGATTCGGACTGGGATCATCAGGGGTTACCACCCGATTTACCACCCGACTTAGCGCCAGAGTTTCATGAGGACTGGGAGGGGTACTCCTCTCCTATGGAGCCAGAACAGGGGAGTGCTTCATTATATGATCTTCCGAAAAGGCAACAACAGCTGTTGGACTTCCTTTTGCTGTACCCTGAGTTCTTTTCAGATCTCCTTGCTGGTGGCTTGAAAGAATCCCTTGGGCCTTCTCCTCTTCTTGGTTTAATTGAAGCAATGGAACAGATTGCGGCAAAAAGCGCAGATGGGGCCTTTGTTGCGGAGCAACTCCTTTCGGTTGTCACATCCAGAGCTGAGCGTCAATATATTGCTGAGCTGCTCAGTAAAGATGGAGGTAATCATTTAGGCGGGGAAAGCGAAGAGGAAGGGCGTGCCTTTTGCGATGAGCTTCTTTTGTGGTTGAAGATGACGCAGCGGAAAAGGGAAGGGGAGGCCTTGCAGCAGCAGATTTTTGCGGCTGAGCAGAGGGGAAATTATGAACTTGTCAATAAGTTGACAAAGGAAATGCTTTCTGTGAGAATGAAAAATAATTTTTCTTGA
- a CDS encoding adenylate/guanylate cyclase domain-containing protein produces MLKLEEAQLDSISEVFYRILRGEQPDPIPLPPDQSDDEYAQVVSYLNRFVDEYNGLSDFMYSLSRGELDSAAPAGKMRVLQSVKNLQASLRHLTWKTQRIATGDFRHRIDFMGDFSAAFNSMTQQLQQAFADLEEANQLIRQTFGRYLSDEIVQEILGTPNGMKLGGVQQVVTIMMVDILGFTAICERLSAEDVVSMLNQYFDAMTDIILRYQGTIDEFLGDGILAMFGAPIQREDDAQRALACALEMQLAMEEVNRRNREKGFPEIEIGIGVHTGEVIVGNLGSHKRTKYGLVGHNVNLTSRIESYAVGGQVLISDDTRKACGDCLRIKHAQEVMPKGVKDPITIYEVSGISGDFNIFLPQKSMGELTMLSPPIPIEFTLLEGKHVGATLYAGKIVKLGEAKAEIEAECICQPLTNLKVSVLDEKRSCGTENTYAKITEVCSHTPPTFLVTFTSLPPEAKSFFQEALYG; encoded by the coding sequence ATGCTGAAATTAGAGGAAGCGCAGCTGGATAGTATCTCAGAAGTTTTTTATCGGATATTACGAGGAGAGCAGCCTGATCCGATTCCTTTGCCTCCAGACCAGTCTGATGATGAATATGCCCAGGTTGTTAGCTATCTCAATAGATTCGTTGACGAATACAATGGGTTATCTGATTTTATGTATTCCCTTTCCCGGGGAGAGCTAGACTCTGCGGCACCGGCTGGAAAAATGCGGGTCTTACAGTCTGTGAAGAATCTTCAGGCCAGCTTGCGGCATCTTACCTGGAAAACACAGCGGATCGCTACAGGTGATTTCAGGCACCGTATAGATTTTATGGGAGACTTCTCTGCCGCTTTTAATTCCATGACCCAGCAGTTGCAGCAGGCTTTTGCTGACCTGGAGGAGGCGAATCAGCTGATCCGGCAGACCTTTGGCCGCTATCTTTCAGATGAAATTGTCCAGGAAATTCTCGGGACACCCAATGGTATGAAATTGGGAGGCGTGCAGCAGGTTGTTACCATCATGATGGTGGATATACTCGGCTTTACGGCGATCTGTGAGCGGCTGTCAGCTGAAGACGTTGTGAGCATGCTCAATCAGTATTTTGATGCCATGACCGACATTATTCTTCGCTATCAGGGTACGATTGATGAGTTTCTCGGCGACGGAATACTGGCGATGTTCGGCGCGCCGATCCAGCGTGAAGACGATGCCCAACGGGCATTGGCCTGTGCATTGGAAATGCAGTTGGCAATGGAGGAGGTCAATAGACGCAACCGGGAAAAAGGATTCCCGGAAATTGAGATTGGTATCGGGGTTCATACAGGAGAGGTTATTGTTGGTAATCTGGGTTCCCATAAACGGACCAAATATGGTCTTGTCGGGCACAACGTCAACCTGACTTCACGCATAGAATCCTACGCAGTCGGTGGGCAGGTGTTGATTTCCGATGATACCCGCAAAGCTTGTGGAGATTGTCTGCGGATCAAACACGCGCAGGAGGTTATGCCGAAAGGAGTCAAAGATCCGATTACCATCTATGAAGTCAGCGGTATTAGTGGTGACTTTAATATCTTTCTCCCGCAAAAGTCGATGGGCGAGTTGACCATGCTTTCTCCCCCCATCCCTATAGAATTTACCCTCCTGGAAGGAAAACATGTTGGGGCTACGTTATATGCCGGGAAAATCGTCAAGCTGGGCGAGGCCAAGGCTGAAATTGAAGCGGAGTGTATCTGTCAGCCCTTAACCAACCTGAAAGTTTCTGTGCTGGATGAAAAACGCAGTTGTGGCACAGAGAATACCTATGCCAAGATAACCGAGGTCTGCTCGCATACGCCGCCGACATTTCTGGTGACCTTTACTTCTCTTCCGCCGGAAGCCAAATCTTTTTTTCAGGAGGCATTATACGGGTGA